Proteins encoded within one genomic window of Brassica rapa cultivar Chiifu-401-42 chromosome A09, CAAS_Brap_v3.01, whole genome shotgun sequence:
- the LOC103836991 gene encoding putative pectate lyase 11 has protein sequence MFSYSSNPFVYTFIFLLSIGNRIAFSSSSSPQAQDPKLVVDEVNRSVFNASRRSLAYLSCRTGNPIDDCWRCDPNWDTNRQRLADCAIGFGKNAIGGRDGRIYVVTDPGNDDPVNPIPGTLRHAVTQEEPLWIIFKRDMVIKLQKELIITSFKTIDGRGASVHITDGPCLKIHEKTNIIIHGINIHDCKPGPGGMIRDGPDHTGMWIPSDGDAVAIFGGKNVWIDHCSLSNCDDGLIDAIHGSTAITISNNHMTHHDKVMLLGHSDSYTEDKNMQVTIAFNHFGEGLVQRMPRCRHGYFHVVNNDYTHWEMYAIGGSASPTIYSQGNRFLAPDTRFNKEVTKHEDAPESQWRDWNWRSEGDMLLNGAYFRQSGAGAPSTYARASSLSARPSSLVGSITTTAGALSCRRGGHC, from the exons ATGTTTTCGTATTCTAGTAATCCTTTTGTttacacttttatatttctCCTATCAATCGGCAACAGGATTGCATTCTCTTCGAGTTCGTCACCGCAGGCTCAGGATCCGAAGCTAGTAGTTGACGAAGTCAATAG AAGTGTATTCAATGCGTCACGGAGGAGCCTGGCCTACCTATCTTGTAGAACCGGAAATCCAATCGATGATTGTTGGCGTTGCGATCCAAACTGGGACACAAATCGCCAACGGCTAGCCGATTGTGCTATTGGGTTTGGCAAAAACGCCATCGGAGGCCGCGACGGCCGAATTTACGTGGTTACAGATCCTGGCAACGACGATCCAGTAAACCCTATACCTGGAACCCTTAGACATGCGGTGACACAAGAAGAACCATTATGGATCATTTTCAAGAGAGATATGGTCATTAAACTTCAAAAAGAACTCATCATCACATCTTTCAAGACCATTGATGGTAGAGGCGCAAGCGTTCACATTACCGATGGCCCTTGCTTAAAAATTCACGAAAAAactaatatcatcatccatggCATTAACATCCATGACTGCAAACCAGGACCTG GTGGCATGATTAGAGATGGCCCAGATCATACTGGAATGTGGATCCCATCAGATGGAGACGCGGTGGCGATATTCGGAGGGAAAAACGTGTGGATTGACCATTGTTCATTGTCTAACTGCGATGATGGTCTCATTGACGCCATACATGGTTCGACGGCTATAACCATATCGAACAACCACATGACACACCATGACAAGGTCATGCTTTTAGGGCATAGCGATAGTTATACAGAGGACAAGAACATGCAAGTCACCATTGCGTTTAACCATTTCGGAGAAGGGCTCGTTCAAAGGATGCCACG GTGCAGGCATGGATATTTCCATGTGGTGAACAATGATTATACTCACTGGGAAATGTATGCCATCGGAGGAAGTGCTTCTCCGACGATATACAGCCAAGGCAATAGATTTCTCGCTCCTGATACTCGGTTTAATAAAGAG GTTACAAAACATGAAGATGCACCCGAAAGCCAATGGAGAGATTGGAATTGGAGATCTGAAGGGGATATGTTGTTGAACGGAGCATATTTCAGACAATCCGGTGCCGGAGCTCCATCGACTTATGCAAGAGCTTCTAGCCTAAGTGCGAGGCCATCATCGCTTGTGGGTTCCATCACTACGACGGCAGGAGCACTGAGTTGTCGACGAGGTGGTCACTGTTAA
- the LOC117128077 gene encoding putative lipid-binding protein AIR1B: MAPRISLALFLSLNLLFFTYTSAQGSCPKDSLQISLCANVLNVVELTLGNPSVPPCCSLIHGLVDLEAAACLCSALKVDIPGITSINLPIFLNVLLNVCGRPTPTSYHCVY, from the coding sequence ATGGCTCCAAGAATCTCTCTTGCACTCTTCCTTTCCCTGAACCTCCTCTTCTTCACTTACACTTCTGCTCAAGGCTCTTGTCCTAAAGATTCCCTGCAGATCAGTCTATGCGCTAATGTTCTCAATGTAGTTGAACTAACATTGGGAAACCCATCTGTACCGCCATGCTGCTCACTCATTCATGGCTTGGTTGACCTTGAGGCTGCAGCCTGTCTTTGTAGCGCACTCAAAGTTGACATTCCTGGCATCACCTCAATTAACCTTCCCATCTTTCTCAACGTACTCCTCAATGTTTGTGGCCGACCAACTCCAACATCTTACCATTGCGTCTATTGA